The Geobacillus stearothermophilus ATCC 12980 genome contains a region encoding:
- the glvA gene encoding maltose-6'-phosphate glucosidase produces MKKFSILIAGGGSTFTPGIVLMLLDNLDKFPIRKLKLYDIDKERQDIIAGACEVILREKAPEIEFLATTDPEEAFTDVDFVMAHIRVGKYAMRELDEKIPLKYCVVGQETCGPGGIAYGMRSIGGVLELIDYMEKYSPNAWMLNYSNPAAIVAEATRRLRPHSKVLNICDMPVGIEERMARILGLKSRKEMTVRYYGLNHFGWWTDIRDKEGNDLMPKLKEHVAKYGYVVNDSGDNQHVDASWQDTFLKARDVYALDPDTLPNTYLKYYLFPDEVVANSNPNYTRANEVMDGREKFVFTECKKIIEKQSTEGSALHIDEHASYIVDLARAIAYNTHERMLLIVENKGAISNFDPTAMVEIPCIVGSNGPEPLSIGEIPQFQKGLMEQQVSVEKLVVEAWITKSYQKLWQAITLSKTVPSAKVAKQILDDLIEANKGYWPELH; encoded by the coding sequence ATGAAAAAGTTTTCCATTTTGATTGCAGGTGGGGGAAGTACATTTACTCCAGGGATTGTGTTAATGTTATTGGATAACTTAGACAAATTTCCTATTCGTAAGTTAAAATTGTACGATATTGATAAAGAACGTCAAGATATCATTGCCGGAGCATGTGAAGTTATTTTAAGAGAAAAAGCTCCAGAAATTGAATTTCTCGCTACTACTGATCCGGAAGAAGCGTTTACCGACGTTGACTTCGTCATGGCCCACATTCGGGTTGGAAAATACGCTATGCGTGAATTAGATGAAAAAATTCCGTTGAAATATTGTGTGGTGGGCCAAGAAACGTGCGGTCCGGGTGGAATTGCATATGGTATGCGTTCAATCGGAGGAGTATTAGAGTTAATTGATTATATGGAAAAATACTCTCCTAATGCATGGATGCTCAATTATTCCAACCCAGCAGCGATTGTAGCTGAAGCGACGCGCCGTCTCCGTCCTCATTCGAAAGTACTCAACATTTGTGATATGCCTGTCGGGATTGAAGAACGTATGGCACGGATTTTAGGCTTAAAATCCCGCAAAGAAATGACGGTAAGATATTATGGGCTGAACCATTTTGGATGGTGGACAGATATTCGTGACAAAGAAGGAAATGATTTAATGCCTAAATTAAAGGAGCATGTTGCAAAGTACGGGTATGTTGTCAATGATAGCGGAGACAATCAGCATGTTGATGCTAGCTGGCAAGATACATTCTTAAAAGCGAGAGACGTATATGCATTAGACCCAGATACGTTGCCGAACACATATTTAAAATACTATTTATTCCCGGATGAAGTAGTGGCAAATTCTAACCCGAATTATACAAGAGCAAATGAAGTAATGGATGGACGCGAAAAATTTGTATTTACGGAATGCAAAAAAATCATTGAAAAGCAATCAACAGAAGGAAGCGCTCTTCATATTGACGAACATGCTTCATACATTGTTGATTTAGCGCGTGCCATTGCTTACAACACTCATGAAAGAATGCTGCTTATTGTAGAAAATAAAGGAGCTATTTCTAATTTTGACCCGACCGCAATGGTGGAAATTCCATGCATTGTCGGCAGCAATGGTCCTGAACCGCTATCGATCGGGGAAATCCCGCAATTCCAAAAAGGATTAATGGAACAACAAGTATCTGTGGAAAAGTTAGTGGTCGAAGCATGGATAACAAAATCTTACCAAAAATTATGGCAGGCTATCACACTATCTAAAACAGTACCAAGCGCGAAAGTAGCAAAACAAATATTAGATGATTTAATCGAAGCAAATAAAGGATATTGGCCAGAATTACATTAA